The proteins below come from a single Triticum aestivum cultivar Chinese Spring chromosome 5D, IWGSC CS RefSeq v2.1, whole genome shotgun sequence genomic window:
- the LOC123123560 gene encoding GDP-mannose transporter GONST1, which translates to MSLDHSPTGSLVVYGDDIEEAMSPNRSVAAVAVKDGDASVYKIIHGFLKQKNNSIINVAASVARKAASNKLSRKTSDVFDTLIQQQQSRLGNKTGPLLSGISYCIASCSMILLNKVVLSSYNFNAGISLMLYQNLISVVILVALEFFSVISTEELTWKLIKVWIPVNLIFVGMLVTGMYSLKYINVAMVTILKNMTNILTAIGEIYVFRKCQNKQVWAALCMMIISAVSGGMTDLSFHLVGYTWQILNCFLTAAYSLTLRRLMDTAKQSTKSGSLNEVSMVLLNNALSIPFAVILIIVFNEWEYVYQTEVIREPMFWFFATASGLLGLAISFSSVWFLQETGPTTYSLVGSLNKIPISVAGVLLFNVPVSVENLFSIVFGLFAGIFFAKAKMSKS; encoded by the exons ATGTCACTGGACCACAGCCCCACGGGCTCCCTCGTCGTGTACGGCGATGACATCGAGGAGGCCATGTCCCCCAACCGGAGCGTCGCCGCCGTGGCCGTCAAGGACGGCGACGCCTCCGTGTACAAGATCATCCACGGCTTCCTCAAGCAGAAGAACAACTCCATCATCAACGTCGCCGCCAGCGTCGCCCGCAAGGCCGCCTCCAACAA GCTGTCGAGGAAGACTTCGGATGTTTTCGACACCTTGATTCAGCAGCAGCAGAGCAGGCTGGGGAACAAGACCGGGCCTCTGCTCTCTGGGATATCCTACTGCATAGCCTCTTGCAGCATGATATTGCTCAACAAGGTGGTTCTCTCCAGCTACAACTTCAATGCTGGAATCTCACTCATGTTGTACCAG AATCTTATATCCGTGGTCATTCTTGTGGCACTCGAGTTCTTCAGCGTAATTTCAACGGAAGAACTGACATGGAAGTTGATCAAAGTCTGGATTCCAGTTAATCTCATTTTTGTTGGAATGCTAGTAACTGGAATGTACAG TTTGAAGTACATAAATGTTGCCATGGTGACAATATTAAAGAACATGACAAACATTTTAACGGCTATAGGGGAGATATATGTTTTCAGGAAGTGTCAGAACAAACAGGTTTGGGCTGCCTTATGTATGATG ATTATATCAGCTGTAAGTGGCGGCATGACAGATCTTTCTTTCCATCTAGTCGGTTACACGTGGCAGATTTTGAATTGCTTTCTGACAGCAGCCTATTCG CTTACACTGAGACGCCTGATGGACACAGCCAAACAATCAACTAAATCGGGTTCTCTCAATGAAGTTTCTATGGTGCTACTTAACAATGCGCTCTCGATCCCTTTCGCGGTCATTTTGATTATTGTCTTCAACGAGTGGGAATACGTGTACCAAAC CGAAGTTATCAGAGAGCCCATGTTCTGGTTTTTTGCGACCGCCAGTGGATTGTTAGGACTAGCGATCAGCTTCTCATCCGTGTGGTTTTTACAGGAGACTGGCCCAACAACTTACAG CCTTGTTGGCTCACTAAACAAGATACCCATTTCGGTCGCTGGTGTCTTGCTATTCAACGTCCCTGTTAGCGTGGAAAATTTGTTCAGCATAGTTTTCG GCCTTTTTGCTGGGATATTCTTCGCAAAGGCAAAGATGTCCAAGTCCTAA
- the LOC123126030 gene encoding phosphatidylglycerophosphate phosphatase PTPMT2-like — translation MRSDELPVDSAGVELQLFHGHNDGDGSARFVDEEAWAESSSATALDVAKRAAVGVGARVLFYPKLAYKLVAGRSAPGKASEESSSSSSATTLDAAKQAAVGVGARALFYPTLAYSLARNRLSPAGFKWWHKITDTHMLLGAVPFPSDVPRLRALGVTAVVTLTEPYERLVDAKLYKAHGMENLVLPTTDYLYAPSQKDLRDATAFIHGKEGGGLTYVHCKAGRARSATVVMCYLVRYKGMTTKQAYDHVRSCRSRVSLAPAQWQAVQDFEDFYRRPAGSSE, via the coding sequence ATGCGCTCCGACGAGCTCCCCGTCGACTCCGCCGGAGTGGAGCTGCAGCTCTTTCACGGGCACAACGACGGCGACGGCAGCGCCAGGTTCGTGGACGAGGAAGCCTGGGCAGAGTCATCATCGGCGACGGCTCTGGATGTGGCGAAGCGGGCGGCGGTGGGAGTGGGCGCGCGGGTGCTCTTCTACCCGAAGCTGGCCTACAAGCTGGTGGCCGGCCGGTCGGCTCCGGGTAAAGCCTCGGAGgagtcgtcgtcatcgtcatcggcGACGACTCTAGACGCCGCGAAGCAAGCGGCGGTGGGCGTGGGCGCGCGGGCGCTCTTCTACCCGACGCTCGCCTACAGCCTGGCCCGGAACCGCCTCTCGCCGGCCGGCTTCAAGTGGTGGCACAAGATCACGGACACCCACATGCTCCTCGGCGCTGTCCCGTTCCCGAGCGACGTGCCGCGCCTCCGCGCCCTGGGCGTCACCGCCGTGGTCACGCTCACCGAGCCCTACGAGCGGCTCGTCGACGCGAAGCTGTACAAGGCCCACGGCATGGAGAACCTGGTGCTGCCCACCACGGACTACCTCTACGCGCCGTCGCAGAAGGACCTCCGCGACGCCACGGCGTTCATCCACGGCAAGGAGGGCGGCGGGCTGACCTACGTGCATTGCAAGGCCGGGCGCGCGCGCAGCGCCACGGTGGTGATGTGCTACCTGGTGCGGTACAAGGGGATGACGACGAAGCAGGCGTACGATCACGTGCGGTCGTGCCGGTCCAGGGTGTCGCTGGCTCCGGCGCAGTGGCAGGCGGTCCAGGACTTCGAGGACTTCTACCGGCGGCCGGCCGGTAGCTCGGAGTGA
- the LOC123123561 gene encoding uncharacterized protein, with the protein MASVGFGSSVAAVAPAGRTSLRPQRTRLAVPAATRGTPAPAKKEKSILDFIVSAIVKDEQEFIETNPLLNKVDGPAPSAGGTASRKAGGTTSGKKPAAGSEGGGGFNLGGLFAKKG; encoded by the coding sequence ATGGCGTCTGTGGGGTTCGGCAGCAGCGTGGCGGCCGTGGCGCCGGCGGGGAGGACGAGCCTTCGCCCGCAGCGGACGCGGCTGGCGGTGCCGGCGGCCACGAGGGGCACGCCGGCTCCGGCCAAGAAGGAGAAGAGCATCCTGGACTTCATCGTCAGCGCCATCgtcaaggacgagcaggagttcATCGAGACCAACCCGCTGCTCAACAAGGTGGACGGCCCGGCGCCCTCCGCCGGTGGCACCGCCTCCAGGAAGGCCGGCGGCACCACCTCCGGCAAGAAGCCCGCGGCCGgcagcgagggcggcggcgggttcAACCTCGGCGGCCTCTTCGCCAAGAAAGGCTAG
- the LOC123123562 gene encoding uncharacterized protein, which produces MAGSDLPYTGSVGGGISPPPRTPPSASRKRRRGDSDDGAPRSLPTRATRGSVAAREAAVGAVRTARRAAAGALWAAMAGRGRGRGLGDVGRMREVLLAARRARYARVDDDGYPYPQESRSSERVNCKISYLSNYPLKRVRTDPVEHQASVPEWKDAPSVEYTDDYKAATLPKLGTVVYPLNMDISATNKSEKKRKRLVDKCKCSCPGSEDCVRVHVKKARSWIKDQLGEEAFKNCGLDAMGEQVGEQWTTVFKRKLEKVDKLIPQNKHQKFMEIALKELGQKETKDLAKYYYNVFLPRRLASLTRAEHKKDEAVDTSDEKSDQEDGENEHHPRKKSKKSSGSSSTRCKK; this is translated from the exons ATGGCCGGATCCGACCTCCCGTACACCGGCTCCGTCGGCGGCGGGATCTCGCCCCCGCCGCGGACCCCGCCGTCGGCGTCGAGGAAGCGCAGGCGCGGCGACAGCGACGACGGGGCGCCGCGCTCGCTGCCGACCCGCGCGACCCGGGGCTCGGTCGCGGCGCGGGAGGCCGCGGTCGGCGCGGTGCGGACGGCGCGGCGCGCGGCCGCGGGGGCGTTGTGGGCGGCCATGGCGGGGCGGGGCCGCGGACGCGGCCTCGGCGACGTGGGGCGGATGCGGGAGGTGCTCCTCGCGGCGCGCCGCGCGCGCTACGCCCGCGTCGACGACGACGGCTACCCGTACCCGCAG GAAAGTAGGAGTTCGGAGAGGGTAAATTGTAAGATCAGCTACTTATCGAATTATCCGCTGAAACGTGTTAGAACAGACCCTGTCGAGCATCAAGCTTCTGTCCCTGAGTGGAAAGATGCTCCATCTGTGGAATATACTGATGATTACAAAGCTGCAACCTTACCAAAACTGGGCACAGTTGTCTATCCACTAAACATGGATATCTCAGCAACTAACAAGtcagagaagaagaggaaaagattgGTAGACAAGTGTAAGTGTTCTTGTCCTGGATCTGAGGACTGTGTACGAGTTCACGTAAAGAAGGCAAGGAGCTGGATCAAGGATCAGTTGGGTGAGGAAGCTTTCAAAAACTGTGGGCTAGATGCAATGGGTGAGCAAGTTGGAGAGCAATGGACCACAGTTTTCAAAAGGAAACTTGAAAAAGTTGACAAGTTGATTCCTCAGAATAAACATCAGAAATTCATGGAGATTGCCTTGAAGGAGCTCGGACAGAAGGAAACAAAGGATTTGGCGAAGTATTACTACAATGTTTTTCTTCCCAGAAGATTGGCAAGCTTGACCAGGGCAGAGCATAAAAAGGATGAAGCTGTTGATACGAGTGATGAAAAGAGTGATCAAGAGGATGGTGAGAATGAACATCATCCTcgaaagaaaagcaaaaaaagcTCTGGATCTTCTTCCACAAG GTGCAAGAAGTAG
- the LOC123123563 gene encoding trafficking protein particle complex subunit 4, protein MGTVAIYSLFIINKSGGLIYYKDYGSAGRMDTNDSLRLASLWHSMHAISQQLSPTTGCTGIDLLQAHNFDLHCFQSLTGTKFFVVCETGAQNMEILLKTIYELYTEFVLKNPFYEMEMPIRCELFDLNLAQVIQKDRVALLGR, encoded by the exons ATGGGGACAGTTGCGATCTACAGCCTTTTCATCATCAACAAGTCTGGTGGCCTTATATACTACAAG GACTATGGCTCAGCAGGGAGAATGGACACCAACGACAGTTTGCGCCTCGCGAGTCTCTGGCACTCGATGCACGCAATCTCCCAGCAGCTGTCCCCTACCACAGGCTGCACTGGCATTGACCTCTTACAAGCCCACAACTTCGACCTCCATTGCTTCCAGTCTCTCACAG GGACGAAATTTTTCGTTGTATGCGAAACAGGCGCTCAAAATATGGAAATCCTGCTGAAAACGATATATGAGCTGTACACCGAGTTTGTTTTGAAGAACCCGTTCTACGAGATGGAGATGCCAATCCGGTGTGAGCTCTTTGACCTCAACCTAGCCCAGGTCATCCAGAAGGACCGTGTCGCACTTCTGGGCCGGTGA